GAGCCCCAACATATCTATGGCCCGCAGGCCCGTCAGCCAGGGGATGATGCCCGCGCTGGAGACGGCGATGGTGTCGTCGGGGTCGCTGACCTCGGCGAGCCAGTGGCCGGTATGAAAGTGCAGCGTCTCATGGAAGCGGTACTCGCCGATGTGGGCGTGCTCGCCCAGCGAGGCGGACAACATGAAGAGCCCACCCACCGAGGCCGCGACCAGGACCGGCAGGGCGGCCTTCCGCAGCGGCAGATTGAGCCCCCGCAATCGGTTCAGGCCCAGCCCCGCCGTCACCGCCAGTATCGGTAGAACCGGCACTAGCAGGCGCCAGGCCATCCAGTCGCCCCCGATGAGGACCAGATAGATGAAATAGAGCCCGACGGCGGCGAGCATCGGGGCGAGACGTCGCCCAAGCCTGCGCCAGGGAAGGGCCGCCGCCAGCAGAAACAGCGGCAGGTGGCTCAGGATGAAGCCGCCCATAAATCCCAAGCCCCGCAGGAGCAGCTTGCCGTTGAAGCCCACCTTGGCGTAGAAAGTGTTGGGCAGCCAGTCGCCGTAGTAGGCCAGGCGGAAGACCTCGTGCCCGCCCACCAGGACCGCCGTCGGCAACAGGTAGATGAGCAGGCGCTTGAGCCGCCCTTCCCGGCCCGGCCAGACGTAAAGTACCCCCAGGAGGGTGAAGAGATTGCCCTCGGGCCGCAGGAGGCCGCCGAGGCCGAAGAGCAGCCCGACCCCGAGCAGCTCACGGCTCCGCCGCCGCCCGTCGGCGTTTTCATCGCCCAGGAGCAGGTAGAAGCCGGCGGTGAGCGTCAGGGCCAGGGGGGCGACCTCCATCGCCCCGGCCAGGCCCCAGAAGGTGAAGCTCGATGAGAGGGCGAGGGCCCAGGCGGTCGCCGGGCCGACCCACGAGTCCTTTCCCCCCAGGCGCCGCCCCAGGAGCCAGGCAAATGCGATGGCCCCCAGGATGCAGAGCTCGGCCAGCACCTTCGCCGCCAGGGGTCCCGGCACGCCCAGCTTCATCAGCCCCGCCAACGTCGCCATCCAGGCGAAGTTCGTATAGCCCTCGACGTGCTCACCGGGGTTGTAAACCGGGCCGAATCCGCCGTCCCAGTTGCGGGCGTAGCGCAGGGTGATGTAGACGTCGTCCAGAGAGAGCCAGTCGAACGCGATGGCGTACCAGACCGCCGAGGCCGCCGAAAAGGCCAGCGCCGCCACGAGCAGCCACTTGGCGAGCCTTCGCCGTCCGTCGGTCAGGGTCACGGTGGTTCTCCGGGAAAGCGGTTACGAGCCACGCCCGCCGAATTATAGCACACCGGTTCCGGCCCGGAGTCTGGGGGTTCCTCGGTTTCCCGCAACTCCCTCCGGGGGAGGGCTGGGGTGAGGGGTAAAACGGCGGACCGCAGAGGACTCGTCCTGCGGGTCCGTCCTGCATTATAAAAAAAGGGCGGGTTAAAAGACCCGCCCCTCCGTCATCCATCGGCACAATGGGCCGATTCGACCCGAATCCCGGCCGCTCGATCAACCCATGTCCAAGGCCAACCGGTTCGACTGCCTTCGGGGCAGAATCAATCGGTTCAATATCCCGCCGGCCGTCTTGAACGGCCTGTTGAGTATCCGGTGCGCCTCCCGGTGCAGGAACCTCATCCGTTCGGGGGTAATGTACGGGTGGTTCCAGACCAGATGCTCGGTGTTGTAGTGCCGGTAATCGCGGTCGAAGATACCGTAGGTGGATTCAAACTGGTCCCACATCGGCGTCTGGGGGAAGGGGGTCAGGATACTGAGGGCGAAGACGTCGAAGCCCATCTCCCCCAACCGGTAGACGTCCCGGAGGGTACCCGCCTCATCCAGGTTCTCGTGGCCGACGATGTAGTTGATCATCCGGTAGATCCGCCCCTTCTCCTTGGTTTTGCGCGCGAACTCGATTATCTCCTCCACCTTCTGCTTTTTGTTGACGGTGTCCAGCACCTGCTGGGAGACGACCTCGACGCCGATGCAGGTGGCGATGAGCCCGCGCTCGCACCAGTTGTCCAGGTTGTGGAGCACGATAGACGCCCGGGTCATCGCGAACCAGCGGAAGCCGTATTTTGCAAAGAGGAGGGTGATGTGGTCGCTCGCCACGGGGTCTATGCCGAAGGTCTCGTCGAAGAGCAGGAGGTATTTTATCCCCATGGTCTTGAGCTTGCGGAGCACGCTTTCGATGCCTTCCTCGTTGATGTTGAAGGTGTGCCCCCCCCCGAAGGCCGCGGCCTGGCAGAAGGAGCATTTGTACGGGCAGCCGTGCCTGGTGTAGAGAATCGCCACGTTTATCAGCTTGATTTTTCCGTGGTTGATGCTCAAGTTGCCGATCACCAGGGGGTGTTTGATCTGGTCGTCGGGCACCCGGTGTCCGAAGAGCTCGGCGACGGCGTTCTCGCCGGGTCCGATGACCGTGCGGTCCACCAGGGATTCAATGTGCGGGTCGAGGGCGCCGTAGTTCCCCGCCCATATTTCGCGCACACCCTGGCGCCGGGCCTCCGCGATCATCCGCTCGACCTCGGTTATCTCGCTCTGGTAGAGGCTGAACCCGACGACGTCCCAGCCTTCCGCCAGCTTGGCCTTGTACTCATCCCAATTCGGGAACTCGAGCAGCTCCACCTCGGGCACGTTGCGCTTGATGAATCGGAGGCCGATGTTGAAATCGCG
This DNA window, taken from bacterium, encodes the following:
- a CDS encoding radical SAM protein; the encoded protein is MSATSSKPRVLLSTVYRRFSGIYVDFINDNFQHKPWSPCMPRDFNIGLRFIKRNVPEVELLEFPNWDEYKAKLAEGWDVVGFSLYQSEITEVERMIAEARRQGVREIWAGNYGALDPHIESLVDRTVIGPGENAVAELFGHRVPDDQIKHPLVIGNLSINHGKIKLINVAILYTRHGCPYKCSFCQAAAFGGGHTFNINEEGIESVLRKLKTMGIKYLLLFDETFGIDPVASDHITLLFAKYGFRWFAMTRASIVLHNLDNWCERGLIATCIGVEVVSQQVLDTVNKKQKVEEIIEFARKTKEKGRIYRMINYIVGHENLDEAGTLRDVYRLGEMGFDVFALSILTPFPQTPMWDQFESTYGIFDRDYRHYNTEHLVWNHPYITPERMRFLHREAHRILNRPFKTAGGILNRLILPRRQSNRLALDMG